The DNA region CTCCGGCGTGGTGGCGCAGGTGAAGGGGTTGATCGCCACCACCAGCAGGTCGGCACCCGGACAGGCCTCCGCCAGCGGCGACAATGGCGGATTGGCGAGATAGCCGCCGTCCCAATAATCCTGCCCGTCGATCCGCACCGCGCGGAACAGGTGCGGCAGGCAGGCCGAGGCCAGCAATTGGTCGACGCCGATATCCATCTCGTCGAACAGGCGCAGGGCGCCGCTGCGCACATTGGTGGCGCTGACGAACAGCCGCAGACCGCTCCGCCGGATCAACTCCGGCTCCACCATCTCGGCCAGCAGCCCGCGCAGGGGGTGGAAATCCGCCGACTGCGTCTGATAGGGGGTGATCCAGCGCTTCGCCCATTCCACCAGATGCGATCCAGGCGCATTGTCGACGTTCCAGCGGCCGAGCAGCCGGCCTGTCACGCTCGGCCGGATCGGCCCAAGCCGGCCGGCGGCGCTCACCCGCTCCCAGAAATTGGCCAACTCGGCCCGCGCGCCCGAGCATCCGCCCCGCGCCCAGCCCTGCACCAGCATCGCGGCGTTCATCGCCCCGGCGCTGGCGCCGCTCACGCCGACCAGACGGATATCCTCCTCCAGCAGCCGGTCGAGCACGCCCCAGGTGAAGGCCCCATGGGCCCCGCCGCCCTGCAACGCCAGCGCCAGCGTCGGCTTCGGCGGCGGCAGGGCAAGCATGGCCCCCGGCCCCGGCGGTTCCGGCGACCCCGCCGGATTGACCTGCCGGCTGGTCGCGGGCCTTCCGCTGACGCGGTTCCACAGCTTGCGGATCATGGTCATGTCGTCATGTCCTCGCTCGCCTATGCTGCATTGCAACATGAGCAGGGCGTCGGGCACCGGCAAGGGGGTATGCCCATGGAAGGGGAGGATCGGCGCCGCTCTATCCGCCCCGGCATTGGAAAGCCGCCTCCATATGCACTAAGTAGGCACACACCCCAGCCGCCGAGTGTCCCCTTTGCCCAGCATCGTTCCCATCACCGACCCCGAGGATCCGCGCATCGAGCCCTACCGCGACGTGCGGGAGCGCGATCTCGTCGGCCGTGACGGGCTGTTCATCGCCGAGGGCGCGGTGGTGGTGCGCAGCCTCGTCCAGTCCACCCGCTACCGCGCCCGCTCGCTGCTGATCGCCGACAAGCGGGTGGAGGCGCTGGAGCCGATGCTGGCGGCGCTGCCGCCCGAAACGCCGGTCTACACCGCCACCCAGCCGGTGCTCGACCGCATCGCCGGCTTCCCCTTGCATCGCGGCATCCTGGCGGTGGGCGAGAAGACCGGGGCGCCGGGCGCGGCCGATCTGCTGGCCGCCTGCGGGCCGGTCGCCCGCGTGGTGATGCTGTTCGGAATCGGCAATCACGACAACATGGGCGGCATCTTCCGCAATGCCGCCGCCTTCGGCACCGACGCGGTGATCCTCGATTCCGGCTGCTGCGACCCGCTCTACCGCAAGGCGATCCGTGTTTCGGTGGGCGCGACCCTGCTGGTGCCGACCGCGAAGCTCGGCGTCGGCGAGGATCCTCTCGCCCTGCTCGACCGCTTCGGATTCGAGACGGTGGCGCTGAGCCCCGCCGGTGCCGAGACGCTCGCCGCCCTGGCGCCGCCCCGCCGCGCCGCCCTGCTGTTCGGATCGGAGGGGCCGGGACTGCCGCCCGCCTTGCTGGCCCGCGCCCGCAGCGTCCGCATCCCGATGGCCGGCGGCTTCGATTCCCTCAACGTGGCGACCACCAGCGGCATCGTGCTGCACCACATCGCCTCCGGACAGGCCCGATGACCGACGATACCAATACGCCTGCGGCCGACCCGCATCTCGTCCACGACCTCGCCGCCGCCCATCCCGAGGTGACGACGCTGGGGGCCGCCGGCGTGCTGCGGATGCCCGATGCCGAGGCGCGCGGACTGGTGCCGCTCGGCCTGCCGCTGCCCAAGGGCAAGCGCGACCTTCTGGTCCCGGCGGAGCGGCGGGAGGCCATTCTGCTGGAGATCAACGGCCGCATCGACCGCGCCCACCGCCGCGACGCGCTGCTGGCGCAGGGCCGGCGGGCGCTCGCCGGCAGCCACACCGCATTGCTGTCCTGCGAGGACCGGACCCGCGTCCGCGCCGTGCGCAGCGATGAATTGCCCTGGCCCGGCTTGTCGCCCGCGGTCCGGCCGCAGGTTTCGCGGACCTTCGATGCACTGGAGTTGTCGGACCTGTCCGATGCCGAACTGTCGGCGCGGCTCGATCATGATCCCGCGTTGCGCGCCGCACTGGACGACGCGCTGTCCCGCATCGCGACCCGGCTGCGCGATCTGGCGGAGCGGGCCGGCGACGATCCCGATTGGGGCTTCGCCAGTCTCGCCGAGCGGCTCGGCAAGGCCGCCCGCAACCGCAGCGATGCCGACGAGCTGCTCGACCGCTGGGACCGCGAGTACGACCAGTGGCGCCGCGACCGCGCGGAAGCGCGCGGCCGGGCCTATGTCGACCGCCATTTCGACTTCTCCCGCTTCGAGCGGCTGTTCCCGGTGGCCCGCGGCATGAACCGCCGGCTGGTGCTGGTGATCGGCCCGACCAATTCCGGCAAGACCCACCGCGCCATCACCGCCCTGCGCGAGGCGCGCGACGGCGTCTATCTCGCTCCCCTGCGCCTGCTGGCGTTGGAGGTGATGGAACGGCTGAACGCAGAAGGCACCCCCGCCACGCTCATCACCGGGGAGGAGGAGATCCGCACCCCCGGCGCCCGCCACACCGCCTCCACCATCGAGGTGATGGACCCCGACCGGCCGGTGGAGGTCGCGGTGATCGACGAGATCCAGATGCTGGCCGACCCGGCGCGCGGCTGGGCCTGGACCGCCGCGCTGATGGGCGTCCCGGCGGAAACCGTCTACATCCTCGGCGCGCCAGAGGTCCGCCCGTTGGTGGAACGTGCAGCCGCCCATCTCGGCGAAGCGCTGGAAGTGGTGGAACTCGACCGCAAGACCCCGCTGTCGATGCTCGACCGCCGGCTGGACTGGGCGGAGGTGGAGCGCGGCGACGCCCTGATCGCCTTCTCCCGGCGCGAGGTGCACAGCGTCCGCGACACGTTGCTGGCTCAAGGGCTGTCGGTCGCCGCCATCTATGGCGCGCTGGCTCCGGCGGTGCGGCGGCGCGAGGCGGCGCGCTTCCTGTCCGGCGAGGCCGATGTGGTGGTGGCGACCGACGCCATCGGCATGGGGCTGAACCTGCCCTGCCGCCGCGTGCTGTTCACCGCGCTGGAGAAGTTCGACGGCAGCAGCGTCCGCCCCCTGACCGCGACCGAGGTGAAGCAGATCGCCGGCCGCGCCGGCCGCTTCGGCCAATTCGAGGAAGGGCATTTCGGCGTCATCGCCCGCGGCACACCGGCTGCGCTGAAGCGCCTGCTGGAAGCGCCCGACCGCAGCCTGCGCGCCGACGCGCCCCTGCCCGTCCGCCCGACGCGCGCCATGCTGGCCCGGCTCGCCTCCCACATCGACAGCGACGAGACGCGCCTGCTGGTGGAGTGTTTCGGCACCGCGGCCACCGCCGGTTCCCCCTTCCGTCTGGCCGATCTGTCCGCCCTGCGCCGTGCCGCCCCGATGCTGGACGCCCGGCGGCTGACGTTGGCCGCCAAGCTCGAACTGCTGCTCGCCCCCGCCGATCTGGAGGAGCCGGAGGATGCCAAGGTCTTCGCCGCCATCCTCGACGCGGTGGAGGCGGGAGAGGTTCTGCCGCTCGCGCGGCTGATCCCGGCCCGACTCGACGGGCTGACCGCCGATGTGCTGGAGGCGGCGTCCCGGACCTGCGACCTCTATTTCTGGGCGTCCCGCAAATTCCCCGATGCCCTGCCCGACCGTGACCGCGTGCGCAGCGCGCGCGATGCCATCGGTCAACGCCTGTCGCAGGCCCTGGCCTCCCGCGCCCGCCGCCGCGAGCCGCCGCCCGCCGCCGGCTTCCGCGGCGCTCCCCGCAAGCGCTTCGGTCCCCGCCGACGCTGAGCGCCAGGAATGGTTCCCCGCGAAATTCGTCCGCATGGCACTGCCGCACCGCGAACGAAATGACCTGCCCGTTGTTCTGGATTGGACCTGCTGCGGCAGAGCCGTCATATTGATAGGTTGATCCTATTGCGATGTTCGGAAGCATCGATTGGACACTATCCATCCGGCCGGCCATTCTTGCATCAGCGGCCGAGTCTCCGGCCGCCGAGGACCGTTCAGGAGCAACCGGCGTGAAGACCGCATCCCCCTCCATCGATACCGACGCCCCAGCCCGCATCCCCGCAGGCGGACGGCGGTTCTGGACCATGCTCGGCCCCGGTTTCGTGGTGGCGGTCGGCTATATGGATCCGGGCAACTGGGCGACGGACATCGCGGCGGGCTCCAGCTTCGGCTTCGCGCTGCTGTCGGCGGTGCTGATCGCCAGTCTGGCCGGCATCTTCCTGCAGGGGCTGATCGTCCGGCTGACGCTGGCGACCGGCAAGGATCTGGCGCGGCTGATCCGCGACCGCTTCCCCCGCCCGGTGGCGATGGCGGTGTGGGCGGTGTCGGAACTGGCGATGATCGCCACCGATCTCGCAGAGCTGCTGGGCAGCGCCATCGCACTGAAGCTGCTGTTCGGCATTCCGATCATGGCCGGCGTGGCGATCTCCGCCGTGCTGACCTTCGGCATCCTGGCCCTGCCGGGTGCGCGGGGGCGTGCGCCCGAACTGGTGGTCGGCGCGCTGATGAGCGTGGTCGTGGTCTGCTTCGCCTGGGAGCTGGTGATCGCCCGCCCCGACCCCGGCGCCCTGCTGGCCGGGCTGGTCCCGAGCATCGAGTTGGCCCGCGATCCCGAGATGCTGTACCTGTCCTTGGGCATCATCGGCGCCACCGTCATGCCGCACAACCTGTTCCTGCACTCCGGCCTGGTCCGCTCGCGGCTGGGCGAGGTGAAGACGGAGGAGGAGCGCCGTCAGGCC from Azospirillum ramasamyi includes:
- a CDS encoding patatin-like phospholipase family protein; the protein is MTMIRKLWNRVSGRPATSRQVNPAGSPEPPGPGAMLALPPPKPTLALALQGGGAHGAFTWGVLDRLLEEDIRLVGVSGASAGAMNAAMLVQGWARGGCSGARAELANFWERVSAAGRLGPIRPSVTGRLLGRWNVDNAPGSHLVEWAKRWITPYQTQSADFHPLRGLLAEMVEPELIRRSGLRLFVSATNVRSGALRLFDEMDIGVDQLLASACLPHLFRAVRIDGQDYWDGGYLANPPLSPLAEACPGADLLVVAINPFTCATTPEDPAGIAARLNQITFNAALLQELRCLSARGDAPRLHLIDADEHLQDLGVYSKLMTDWTFLNWLRDAGREAAGLWVERNLGRVGVESSARSPALA
- a CDS encoding TrmH family RNA methyltransferase, translating into MPSIVPITDPEDPRIEPYRDVRERDLVGRDGLFIAEGAVVVRSLVQSTRYRARSLLIADKRVEALEPMLAALPPETPVYTATQPVLDRIAGFPLHRGILAVGEKTGAPGAADLLAACGPVARVVMLFGIGNHDNMGGIFRNAAAFGTDAVILDSGCCDPLYRKAIRVSVGATLLVPTAKLGVGEDPLALLDRFGFETVALSPAGAETLAALAPPRRAALLFGSEGPGLPPALLARARSVRIPMAGGFDSLNVATTSGIVLHHIASGQAR
- a CDS encoding helicase-related protein, whose amino-acid sequence is MTDDTNTPAADPHLVHDLAAAHPEVTTLGAAGVLRMPDAEARGLVPLGLPLPKGKRDLLVPAERREAILLEINGRIDRAHRRDALLAQGRRALAGSHTALLSCEDRTRVRAVRSDELPWPGLSPAVRPQVSRTFDALELSDLSDAELSARLDHDPALRAALDDALSRIATRLRDLAERAGDDPDWGFASLAERLGKAARNRSDADELLDRWDREYDQWRRDRAEARGRAYVDRHFDFSRFERLFPVARGMNRRLVLVIGPTNSGKTHRAITALREARDGVYLAPLRLLALEVMERLNAEGTPATLITGEEEIRTPGARHTASTIEVMDPDRPVEVAVIDEIQMLADPARGWAWTAALMGVPAETVYILGAPEVRPLVERAAAHLGEALEVVELDRKTPLSMLDRRLDWAEVERGDALIAFSRREVHSVRDTLLAQGLSVAAIYGALAPAVRRREAARFLSGEADVVVATDAIGMGLNLPCRRVLFTALEKFDGSSVRPLTATEVKQIAGRAGRFGQFEEGHFGVIARGTPAALKRLLEAPDRSLRADAPLPVRPTRAMLARLASHIDSDETRLLVECFGTAATAGSPFRLADLSALRRAAPMLDARRLTLAAKLELLLAPADLEEPEDAKVFAAILDAVEAGEVLPLARLIPARLDGLTADVLEAASRTCDLYFWASRKFPDALPDRDRVRSARDAIGQRLSQALASRARRREPPPAAGFRGAPRKRFGPRRR
- a CDS encoding Nramp family divalent metal transporter is translated as MKTASPSIDTDAPARIPAGGRRFWTMLGPGFVVAVGYMDPGNWATDIAAGSSFGFALLSAVLIASLAGIFLQGLIVRLTLATGKDLARLIRDRFPRPVAMAVWAVSELAMIATDLAELLGSAIALKLLFGIPIMAGVAISAVLTFGILALPGARGRAPELVVGALMSVVVVCFAWELVIARPDPGALLAGLVPSIELARDPEMLYLSLGIIGATVMPHNLFLHSGLVRSRLGEVKTEEERRQAARWLTIDLSTALALAGLVNGSILAVAAVAFQGVTTGGTPGIEDAHALLGSSIGGAAALIFAIALLAAGQSSTTTGTMAGQMVTEGFLNLRLRPVTRALITRGASLIPALAVLGGAGDGAVDELLVLSQVVLALTLPFILIPMLLLLRNDKLMGGLAMAPLTLRLASLTVLLLTGLSGWLAGTTAMV